In Rhodothermus marinus DSM 4252, a single genomic region encodes these proteins:
- the ppdK gene encoding pyruvate, phosphate dikinase encodes MNAKKYVYRFGGGQAEGNKDMRDLLGGKGANLAEMSAIGLPVPPGFTITTEACAYYHEHGDRWPEGLEEQVREGIRHIEQLMGARFGDPENPLLVSVRSGAAISMPGMMDTVLNLGINDQVVEGLARRTNNERFAYDAYRRFIDMFGDVVMGVKHDYFEEVLDALKKEKGVKEDTELDAEALKELVRRYKEVYRQHTGSLFPEDPYEQLYKAINAVFKSWNSERAVKYRQIHKIRGLLGTAVNVQAMVFGNMGERSGTGVCFTRNPATGEKELYGEFLINAQGEDVVAGIRTPKSISELKQIMPEVYEELLRLAELLERHYKNMQDIEFTVQEGKLFILQTRNGKRTGVAAVKIAVDMVDEGLVDKKTAVRDLVEPAHLDQLLHPRFKDETAYKDRVIGRGLPASPGAAVGQVVFTAEDAEAWKAQGKRVILVRVETSPEDVGGMHAAEGILTSRGGMTSHAAVVARGWGKPCVAGCGDIVIDYKTKTFRAGDVVVKEGDWISINGSTGEVILGKEELVEPSLSGDFARFMEWVDEFRTLGVRTNADTPQDARKSVEFGAEGIGLCRTEHMFFEGDRILAMREMILASTLEERKAALAKLLPYQKEDFRGIFREMAGKPVTIRLLDPPLHEFLPHDEKEQEELARALNIPVETVRAKVEALKEFNPMLGHRGCRLGITYPEITEMQTRAILEAAVELKQEGVEVHPEIMVPLVGTREEIEHQRRVIEETAEKVFQEKGDRVDYLVGTMIEVPRAALLADQIAEVAEFFSFGTNDLTQLTFGYSRDDAGKFLPYYIENKILKDDPFQTLDQEGVGQLVRMGTERGRATRPSLKVGICGEHGGDPASVAFCYEVGLDYVSCSPFRVPIARLAAAQAHLRAEARKEKEVAEAEAAS; translated from the coding sequence ATGAACGCGAAAAAGTACGTGTACCGCTTCGGCGGCGGACAGGCCGAAGGCAACAAGGACATGCGCGATCTGCTGGGTGGCAAAGGGGCCAACCTGGCCGAAATGAGCGCGATCGGCCTGCCGGTACCACCGGGCTTCACGATCACCACGGAAGCTTGCGCCTACTACCACGAGCACGGTGACAGGTGGCCGGAAGGCCTCGAAGAGCAGGTGCGCGAGGGCATCCGGCACATCGAACAGCTCATGGGCGCGCGCTTCGGCGACCCGGAAAACCCGCTGCTGGTCTCGGTGCGTAGTGGTGCGGCCATTTCGATGCCCGGTATGATGGACACGGTGCTGAACCTGGGCATCAACGACCAGGTCGTCGAAGGGCTGGCCCGGCGCACCAACAACGAGCGCTTCGCCTACGACGCCTATCGCCGCTTCATCGACATGTTCGGCGACGTGGTGATGGGCGTCAAGCACGACTACTTCGAGGAGGTGCTCGATGCGCTCAAGAAGGAAAAAGGCGTCAAAGAAGACACCGAACTCGATGCGGAAGCGCTGAAGGAGCTGGTGCGCCGCTACAAAGAGGTCTATCGCCAGCACACCGGCTCGCTCTTCCCCGAAGACCCCTACGAGCAGCTCTACAAGGCCATCAACGCGGTGTTCAAGTCGTGGAACAGCGAGCGGGCCGTCAAATATCGCCAGATTCACAAGATTCGCGGGCTGCTCGGCACGGCTGTCAACGTGCAGGCAATGGTCTTCGGCAACATGGGCGAGCGCAGCGGCACGGGCGTGTGCTTCACGCGCAACCCGGCCACCGGCGAAAAAGAACTCTACGGCGAGTTCCTGATCAACGCCCAGGGCGAAGACGTGGTGGCCGGCATTCGCACGCCTAAGAGCATCTCCGAGCTGAAGCAGATCATGCCGGAGGTGTACGAGGAGCTGCTGCGCCTGGCCGAACTGCTCGAGCGGCACTACAAGAACATGCAGGATATCGAGTTCACCGTTCAGGAAGGCAAGCTCTTCATCCTGCAGACCCGCAACGGGAAGCGGACGGGCGTGGCGGCCGTCAAGATCGCCGTGGATATGGTCGACGAAGGGCTGGTGGACAAGAAGACGGCCGTGCGCGATCTGGTCGAGCCGGCGCACCTGGACCAGCTCCTGCATCCGCGCTTCAAGGACGAGACGGCCTACAAGGACCGCGTGATTGGACGTGGCCTGCCGGCCTCGCCGGGTGCGGCCGTCGGTCAGGTGGTCTTCACGGCCGAGGATGCCGAGGCCTGGAAGGCGCAGGGCAAGCGCGTGATCCTGGTGCGCGTGGAGACCAGCCCCGAGGACGTGGGCGGTATGCACGCGGCCGAGGGCATCCTGACCTCGCGCGGGGGCATGACCTCGCACGCGGCCGTCGTGGCCCGCGGCTGGGGCAAGCCCTGCGTGGCCGGCTGCGGCGACATCGTGATCGACTACAAGACGAAGACCTTCCGCGCGGGCGACGTGGTCGTCAAGGAGGGCGACTGGATCTCAATCAACGGCTCGACGGGTGAGGTCATTCTCGGTAAGGAGGAGCTGGTCGAGCCCTCGCTCTCGGGCGACTTTGCCCGCTTCATGGAGTGGGTCGATGAATTCCGGACGCTGGGCGTCCGCACGAACGCCGACACGCCGCAGGACGCCCGCAAGTCCGTGGAGTTCGGCGCCGAGGGCATCGGGCTGTGCCGCACCGAGCACATGTTCTTCGAGGGCGACCGGATCCTGGCCATGCGGGAGATGATCCTGGCCTCGACGCTCGAGGAGCGGAAGGCGGCGCTGGCCAAGCTCCTGCCCTACCAGAAGGAGGACTTCCGGGGCATCTTCCGCGAAATGGCCGGCAAGCCGGTCACGATCCGGTTGCTGGACCCGCCGTTGCACGAGTTCCTGCCGCACGACGAGAAGGAGCAGGAAGAGCTGGCCCGTGCCCTGAACATCCCGGTCGAAACTGTGCGGGCCAAGGTCGAAGCGCTGAAAGAATTCAACCCGATGCTCGGCCATCGCGGCTGCCGTCTGGGCATCACCTATCCGGAGATTACCGAGATGCAGACGCGGGCCATCCTGGAGGCGGCCGTCGAGTTGAAGCAGGAAGGCGTCGAGGTGCATCCGGAGATCATGGTGCCGCTGGTGGGCACCCGCGAGGAGATCGAGCATCAGCGTCGGGTGATCGAAGAGACGGCCGAAAAGGTCTTCCAGGAGAAAGGCGACCGCGTCGATTACCTGGTCGGCACGATGATCGAAGTGCCCCGTGCGGCGCTGCTGGCCGACCAGATCGCCGAGGTGGCCGAGTTCTTCTCGTTCGGCACGAACGACCTGACGCAGCTCACCTTTGGCTACAGCCGCGACGATGCCGGCAAGTTCCTGCCCTACTACATCGAAAACAAGATCCTGAAAGATGATCCGTTCCAGACGCTTGACCAGGAAGGCGTCGGGCAACTGGTGCGGATGGGCACCGAGCGCGGCCGGGCCACTCGGCCTTCGCTGAAGGTGGGCATCTGCGGGGAGCACGGCGGCGATCCGGCTTCGGTGGCCTTCTGCTACGAGGTCGGGCTCGACTACGTCTCGTGCTCGCCCTTCCGTGTGCCGATTGCCCGTCTGGCGGCCGCTCAGGCACATCTGCGGGCCGAAGCCCGGAAGGAAAAAGAAGTGGCTGAGGCGGAAGCCGCCAGCTAA
- a CDS encoding Dps family protein — protein sequence MQGVEKLPQVFGEPARPRTEVRMNTVGLPRPVVEQLLPHLDAFQASLWVLYHQYHKHHWLVEGETYTELHRFFQECYEQVHESLDRIAERITLLGGVPTCHPEELIKRSFLTHEPEGVYAVEAMLQHDLRAERELCIQLRGSIALALELNEHGTRRLLEDVLQAAEARATQLAHFLGDHAATE from the coding sequence ATGCAAGGAGTTGAAAAACTACCACAGGTTTTTGGCGAGCCGGCGCGGCCGCGCACGGAGGTGCGCATGAACACGGTGGGGCTGCCCCGGCCGGTGGTCGAGCAGTTGCTCCCGCATCTGGACGCCTTCCAGGCTTCGCTCTGGGTGCTCTATCACCAGTATCACAAGCATCACTGGTTGGTCGAAGGGGAAACCTACACGGAGCTGCACCGCTTCTTCCAGGAGTGCTACGAACAGGTGCACGAGAGCCTGGACCGCATTGCCGAGCGGATCACGTTGCTGGGCGGCGTGCCTACCTGTCATCCGGAGGAGCTGATCAAGCGGTCGTTTCTGACGCACGAGCCGGAAGGCGTCTATGCGGTGGAGGCCATGTTGCAGCACGACCTGCGGGCCGAACGCGAGCTGTGCATTCAGCTTCGGGGTAGCATTGCGCTGGCGCTGGAATTGAACGAGCACGGCACGCGTCGCCTGCTGGAAGACGTGCTGCAGGCGGCCGAGGCGCGGGCCACGCAACTGGCGCACTTCCTGGGAGATCACGCCGCAACCGAGTAA
- a CDS encoding glycerate kinase type-2 family protein, which translates to MSHHQDLVADAQAIFRAAVRGAQADVLLTQTPWTTWAPKPLDQYRRVVVAGMGKAALAMAGMVEQQLGERIAEGAVVVPHGHTQTPPPHCPPPRRIEVLEAGHPVPDEHSVQAARRMLALAEDCAEDDLLLVLISGGGSSLCADFEPPVTLADAQQTFRLLLESGADIHQINTVRKHLSRIGGGRLARAAAPADVLALVISDVVGDDLSVIASGPTVPDPTTFAEAIAVLRRYDLWHRVPESVRVRLEAGVTDPSLETPKPADPRFARVVTRLIGTNRRALEAAADEARQRGYSVRIVTDRLTGEAREVAPRLVTALRDVRDDRPVCLLWGGETTVMVRGSGRGGRNQELALAAALAMEGWNAEAVLLSGGTDGRDGPTDAAGAWATPDTAPRARACGMDPRAYLDNNDAYTFFEALEQLLFTGPTHTNVMDVQVGLRR; encoded by the coding sequence ATGAGTCATCATCAGGACCTTGTAGCCGACGCGCAGGCCATCTTCCGGGCGGCCGTGCGCGGCGCACAGGCCGACGTTTTGCTGACGCAGACGCCCTGGACCACCTGGGCCCCGAAGCCGCTGGACCAGTACCGACGCGTGGTGGTGGCCGGTATGGGCAAGGCGGCCCTGGCCATGGCCGGCATGGTCGAGCAGCAACTGGGCGAGCGGATCGCCGAAGGCGCGGTGGTGGTCCCGCATGGCCACACGCAGACGCCTCCGCCACATTGTCCGCCACCCCGACGCATCGAGGTGCTGGAGGCCGGACATCCTGTGCCGGACGAGCACAGCGTGCAGGCGGCCCGACGCATGCTGGCGCTGGCCGAAGATTGTGCGGAGGACGATCTGCTGCTGGTGCTCATCTCCGGCGGCGGTTCGTCGCTGTGTGCGGACTTCGAGCCGCCGGTAACGCTGGCCGACGCGCAGCAGACCTTCCGGCTCCTGCTCGAAAGCGGCGCCGACATCCATCAGATCAACACGGTGCGGAAGCACTTGTCGCGCATCGGCGGCGGGCGTCTGGCCCGGGCGGCCGCCCCGGCCGACGTGCTGGCGCTGGTCATCTCCGACGTGGTGGGCGACGATCTGTCGGTCATCGCCAGCGGGCCGACCGTGCCGGACCCCACCACGTTTGCCGAAGCGATCGCCGTACTGCGACGCTACGACCTGTGGCATCGTGTGCCCGAGTCGGTGCGCGTGCGCCTGGAAGCAGGTGTTACCGATCCGTCGCTCGAGACGCCCAAGCCGGCCGATCCGCGTTTTGCCCGGGTCGTGACGCGGCTGATCGGCACGAACCGGCGGGCGCTCGAGGCGGCCGCCGACGAAGCCCGCCAGCGCGGCTACTCGGTGCGCATCGTCACGGATCGGCTGACTGGCGAGGCGCGCGAAGTGGCGCCCCGACTGGTGACGGCCCTGCGCGACGTGCGCGACGATCGGCCGGTGTGCCTGCTCTGGGGCGGTGAAACCACCGTCATGGTGCGGGGCAGCGGCCGGGGCGGCCGCAACCAGGAGCTGGCGCTGGCCGCCGCGCTCGCCATGGAGGGCTGGAACGCGGAGGCCGTGCTGCTCAGCGGCGGGACCGACGGCCGCGACGGCCCCACCGATGCCGCCGGCGCCTGGGCCACGCCCGACACCGCGCCCCGGGCGCGCGCCTGCGGCATGGACCCCCGGGCTTACCTCGACAACAACGACGCCTACACTTTTTTCGAGGCGCTCGAGCAGCTGCTGTTTACCGGCCCCACGCACACGAACGTGATGGACGTGCAGGTGGGGCTGCGGCGGTAA
- the argB gene encoding acetylglutamate kinase: protein MSIRPIVVKIGGALLEAPEALDAFWKGVADLRREAPVVVVHGGGPQATALARRLGHQPRIVQGRRVTTELDLQILQWALRGELNLRLVAAALQHGLPAVGLAAADGGTLRVRRRPPWTIEGETVDFGFVGDVARVEPALLRHLLEGGYVPVVAPLGIDDEGQLYNVNADTVACALAEALQARAFLLVTETGGVHRNPDDPSSLLPHCDRATFEAGLRDGWIGGGMRVKLEVAFQALDRGIPEVHILAPDDLLARRRATSVVP from the coding sequence ATGAGTATTCGCCCGATCGTGGTCAAAATCGGCGGCGCCCTGCTCGAAGCGCCCGAAGCGCTCGACGCCTTCTGGAAAGGCGTGGCCGACCTGCGCAGAGAGGCGCCCGTCGTGGTCGTGCACGGCGGCGGTCCGCAGGCCACGGCGCTGGCCCGTCGGCTCGGTCATCAGCCCCGCATCGTACAGGGCCGCCGCGTGACTACCGAACTGGACCTGCAGATTCTCCAGTGGGCGCTGCGCGGCGAGCTGAACCTGCGCCTGGTGGCCGCCGCCCTGCAGCATGGCCTCCCGGCCGTTGGACTGGCGGCCGCCGACGGCGGCACGCTACGCGTGCGTCGCCGCCCGCCCTGGACGATCGAAGGCGAAACGGTGGACTTCGGCTTCGTCGGCGACGTGGCGCGCGTCGAACCGGCCCTGCTGCGCCATCTGCTGGAAGGTGGCTACGTGCCCGTGGTGGCACCGCTCGGCATTGACGACGAAGGCCAGCTCTACAACGTGAACGCCGACACGGTGGCCTGCGCGCTGGCCGAGGCGCTCCAGGCCCGCGCGTTCCTGCTCGTGACCGAAACCGGTGGCGTACACCGCAACCCGGACGACCCCTCCAGTCTTCTGCCCCACTGCGACCGGGCCACCTTCGAGGCCGGATTGCGCGACGGATGGATCGGCGGCGGCATGCGCGTCAAGCTGGAGGTGGCGTTTCAGGCACTGGACCGCGGCATCCCCGAGGTGCACATCCTGGCTCCCGACGATCTGCTCGCCCGCCGTCGGGCCACCTCCGTCGTTCCTTGA
- a CDS encoding N-acetylornithine carbamoyltransferase yields the protein MEELPPPRHLIDWQYIDDDTWQRCLTRTLEHYRQGKHAWSQAARHRSLGLLFFNPSLRTRTSMELAAVQLGAHATTLVAGQGTWQIEWRDGVVMDGPAAEHIREAIGVLSEYYDALGVRVFASQTDYVQDRDEVLLRAIVRAATVPVINLESAFYHPCQALADAATILEHLGGAVQGRRFVLSWAYHPRPLPMAVPNSALLMAARLGMEVVVAHPPGFELDEGVMARAQADAAAHGGRVTVVHDQAEAFEGAAIVYAKSWGSRLLYTAPDDEAALRAQHRHWRVTPELMARTRQAAFMHCLPVRRNVVVDDAVLDSPQAIHLKQAAFRLYAQKAILEYVWHLPPFDP from the coding sequence ATGGAAGAACTTCCGCCTCCCCGGCATCTGATCGACTGGCAGTATATCGACGACGACACCTGGCAACGCTGTCTGACGCGCACGCTGGAGCACTATCGCCAGGGCAAACATGCCTGGAGTCAGGCGGCCCGTCATCGAAGCCTCGGGCTGCTGTTTTTCAATCCCTCACTGCGCACGCGCACGTCCATGGAGCTGGCGGCCGTGCAGCTCGGCGCCCATGCCACCACGCTGGTGGCCGGCCAGGGCACCTGGCAGATTGAGTGGCGCGACGGCGTGGTCATGGACGGCCCGGCCGCCGAGCACATCCGCGAGGCCATCGGTGTGCTTTCCGAATACTACGATGCGCTGGGCGTACGCGTCTTCGCCTCGCAGACCGACTACGTGCAGGACCGCGACGAGGTGCTGCTGCGGGCGATCGTCCGCGCCGCCACGGTGCCGGTCATCAACCTGGAGTCGGCCTTCTACCATCCCTGTCAGGCGCTGGCCGACGCCGCCACCATCCTGGAGCACCTGGGCGGTGCCGTGCAGGGCCGACGCTTCGTGTTGAGCTGGGCCTACCATCCGCGCCCGCTGCCGATGGCCGTCCCCAACTCGGCGCTGTTGATGGCCGCCCGCCTGGGCATGGAGGTCGTCGTGGCCCACCCGCCGGGTTTCGAGCTGGACGAAGGCGTCATGGCACGGGCACAGGCCGACGCCGCCGCCCATGGCGGGCGCGTGACGGTAGTGCACGACCAGGCCGAAGCGTTCGAGGGGGCCGCGATCGTCTATGCCAAGTCGTGGGGCAGCCGGCTGCTCTACACCGCGCCTGACGACGAGGCGGCGCTGCGGGCGCAACACCGCCACTGGCGGGTCACGCCCGAGCTGATGGCCCGCACGCGCCAGGCCGCTTTCATGCACTGCCTGCCCGTCCGCCGCAACGTGGTAGTGGACGACGCCGTGCTCGACAGCCCGCAGGCCATTCACCTGAAACAGGCCGCCTTCCGACTCTACGCCCAGAAAGCCATCCTGGAGTACGTGTGGCATCTGCCTCCCTTCGACCCATGA
- a CDS encoding aspartate aminotransferase family protein, giving the protein MNTQEVIQLEDTFQIPTYRKYPVALVRGEGCYVWDTEGRRYLDFYGGHCVTLLGHCPPRVVQALQEQAARLLFYSNVVYSPVRARAAALLAEMAPERLRHVFFCNSGTEANETALKLARAWTGKPGLIALERGFHGRTLGSLAATEPIGYRKPYLSVLPPTHFVPMGDLEAVERLLDRHDDIAAIILEPIQSMAGVYEAPADYYRELRRLCDRHGVVLIFDEVQTGVGRTGTFSISEQYGIRPDLITLAKSLGSGVPVGAVLVSDKIAAHVKPGDQGTTFGGGMLAMAAVTATLETIRDEGLMARAPAIFERIRQGVADHVVAVRGRGCLIGLELDRPAAPVLARLREQGVLAGSASHPNVIRLMPPLNTPDDAIDAFLETFLQVLVNQPETPTV; this is encoded by the coding sequence ATGAACACGCAGGAAGTCATTCAACTGGAAGACACGTTTCAGATTCCCACCTACCGCAAGTATCCGGTAGCGCTCGTGCGCGGCGAAGGGTGCTACGTGTGGGATACCGAAGGGCGCCGTTATCTGGACTTCTACGGCGGCCACTGCGTCACGCTGCTGGGGCACTGCCCGCCGCGCGTCGTGCAGGCCCTTCAGGAGCAGGCCGCTCGCCTGCTGTTCTACTCGAACGTCGTCTACAGTCCGGTGCGGGCGCGCGCGGCCGCCCTGCTGGCCGAGATGGCACCCGAAAGACTGCGCCACGTGTTCTTCTGCAATTCGGGCACCGAAGCCAACGAGACGGCGCTCAAGCTGGCCCGTGCCTGGACGGGCAAGCCCGGCCTCATCGCGCTGGAGCGTGGTTTCCACGGACGCACGCTGGGCAGCCTGGCCGCCACCGAGCCCATCGGCTACCGCAAACCCTATCTGTCGGTGCTGCCACCCACGCATTTTGTACCGATGGGCGACCTGGAGGCCGTCGAACGTCTGCTTGACCGTCACGACGACATCGCCGCCATCATCCTGGAGCCCATCCAGAGCATGGCGGGCGTCTACGAGGCACCCGCGGATTACTATCGGGAGCTGCGGCGTTTGTGCGACCGCCACGGCGTCGTCCTGATCTTCGACGAGGTGCAGACGGGGGTCGGCCGCACCGGTACCTTCTCCATCTCGGAGCAGTACGGCATCCGCCCGGATCTGATCACGCTGGCCAAAAGTCTGGGCTCGGGCGTGCCGGTGGGCGCCGTGCTGGTTTCCGACAAGATTGCCGCCCACGTCAAACCGGGCGACCAAGGTACCACGTTCGGCGGCGGCATGCTGGCCATGGCGGCCGTAACGGCCACGCTCGAAACGATCCGGGACGAAGGGCTCATGGCGCGCGCACCGGCCATCTTCGAACGCATCCGCCAGGGCGTGGCCGACCACGTGGTGGCGGTGCGGGGGCGGGGCTGCCTGATCGGGCTGGAACTGGACCGCCCGGCGGCGCCGGTGCTGGCCCGCCTGCGCGAGCAGGGCGTGCTCGCCGGAAGCGCCAGCCACCCGAACGTCATCCGGCTCATGCCGCCGCTCAACACGCCGGACGACGCCATCGACGCCTTCCTCGAAACGTTCCTGCAGGTTCTTGTTAACCAGCCAGAAACCCCGACGGTCTGA
- the argC gene encoding N-acetyl-gamma-glutamyl-phosphate reductase, with product MTGTKRIAILHGAGYVGGELIRLLLAHPHCQLVAVTSRTFAGRPLWHAHPALRGQTELTFVEEDALALSELDAVLIAAEHGQGARTVQHLLESGYPGVIIDLSADFRFREAAVYPAWFGFDHPAPELLGRFVYGLPEVYAPYAADTRLLANPGCFATGLALALWPLSRHLKDATVAVTALTGASGSGVKPKATTHFPERDGNVRAYKVLAHQHLPEVQQVVGTGLHIAFVPASGPWTRGIWGTVHVALPDGIGADEVASWYEAAYGQAPFVRLWPDQLPELRYAVHTPFCDLGWIVRDGHLVVGFALDNLLKGAASQAVQNLNLLLGLPQTAGLLPTPAPADVHA from the coding sequence ATGACTGGAACGAAACGGATCGCCATCCTGCACGGTGCCGGTTACGTCGGCGGCGAACTCATCCGCCTGCTGCTGGCTCACCCGCACTGTCAGCTGGTGGCCGTCACGAGCCGCACATTCGCGGGACGACCGCTCTGGCACGCCCATCCGGCACTCCGGGGCCAGACCGAGCTGACGTTCGTTGAGGAAGACGCGCTGGCGCTTTCGGAGCTGGACGCCGTGCTGATTGCCGCCGAGCACGGCCAGGGTGCCCGCACCGTACAGCATCTGCTCGAAAGCGGCTACCCGGGCGTCATCATCGACCTGAGCGCCGACTTTCGCTTTCGGGAAGCCGCTGTCTACCCGGCATGGTTCGGGTTCGACCACCCCGCTCCCGAGCTGCTCGGCCGGTTCGTCTACGGTCTGCCCGAAGTCTATGCGCCCTACGCCGCCGACACGCGCCTGTTGGCCAATCCGGGCTGCTTTGCCACAGGGCTGGCACTGGCGCTCTGGCCGTTGAGCCGGCACCTCAAGGACGCCACGGTTGCCGTCACGGCACTGACCGGAGCCTCCGGCTCCGGCGTTAAGCCCAAAGCCACCACCCACTTCCCCGAGCGCGACGGGAACGTCCGCGCTTACAAGGTGCTGGCGCATCAGCACCTGCCCGAGGTGCAGCAGGTGGTCGGCACCGGCCTGCACATTGCGTTCGTACCGGCCTCGGGTCCATGGACGCGCGGTATCTGGGGCACGGTGCACGTGGCGCTGCCCGACGGCATAGGTGCCGATGAGGTGGCCAGCTGGTACGAAGCCGCCTACGGCCAGGCCCCCTTCGTGCGCCTGTGGCCCGACCAGCTTCCCGAGCTGCGCTACGCCGTCCACACGCCGTTCTGCGACCTGGGCTGGATCGTGCGCGATGGCCACCTGGTGGTGGGCTTTGCGCTCGACAACCTGCTCAAAGGTGCCGCCAGCCAGGCCGTCCAGAACCTGAACCTGCTGCTGGGGCTGCCCCAGACGGCCGGCCTGCTCCCTACCCCTGCACCTGCTGACGTGCACGCATAG
- a CDS encoding argininosuccinate synthase yields MSIVLAFSGGLDTSFCVPYLRETYGEPVYTVTVNTGGLTEAAIAEIEALSQKLGAAGHFTIDGRHDLFRDHLSYLIKGNVLRGGVYPLCVGPERIVQARKVVEVARQLGARAIAHGSTGAGNDQVRFDVALRILADDLEILTPIRELGLSREAATAYLKERGIEVPEKKTAYSINRGLWGTTIGGRETHTTTEPLPDDAYPDTVPPAQAPDTPLELTIAFEQGIPTALDGEAMDPVTLIERLNQLGAAHGVGRGIHVGDTILGIKGRVGFEAPAALILITAHRELEKIVLTRWQRYQKDHLADFYGMLLHEGQYFDPVMRDIEAFLDSSQQTVTGTVRVRLFKGHIDVLGCDSPYSLFNSKIATYGEQNRLWDGRDAQGFTRIYGVQALLAARARQSASSYETNQTAA; encoded by the coding sequence ATGTCCATCGTTCTGGCATTCAGCGGCGGTCTGGATACTTCGTTCTGCGTCCCCTACCTGCGGGAAACGTACGGCGAACCGGTCTACACGGTCACCGTCAACACGGGCGGCCTGACCGAAGCGGCCATCGCCGAGATCGAGGCGCTTTCGCAGAAGCTCGGCGCGGCCGGCCACTTCACGATCGACGGCCGCCACGACCTGTTTCGGGATCATCTGAGCTACCTGATCAAGGGCAACGTGCTGCGTGGCGGCGTCTATCCGCTCTGCGTGGGTCCGGAGCGCATCGTACAGGCCCGCAAGGTAGTAGAGGTGGCGCGCCAGCTCGGTGCCCGGGCCATTGCGCACGGTTCGACGGGCGCCGGCAACGACCAGGTCCGCTTCGACGTGGCACTACGCATCCTGGCCGACGACCTGGAGATCCTGACGCCAATCCGGGAGCTGGGTCTCAGCCGTGAGGCCGCCACGGCCTACCTGAAAGAACGGGGCATCGAGGTGCCGGAAAAGAAAACGGCTTATTCGATCAACCGGGGCCTCTGGGGCACGACGATCGGCGGGCGCGAGACGCACACGACCACCGAGCCGCTGCCCGACGACGCCTACCCCGACACGGTCCCGCCGGCGCAGGCACCCGACACGCCGCTGGAGCTGACGATCGCCTTCGAGCAAGGCATCCCGACCGCCCTCGACGGCGAGGCGATGGACCCGGTCACGCTGATCGAACGCCTCAACCAGCTCGGTGCAGCCCACGGTGTGGGCCGGGGCATCCACGTAGGCGATACGATCCTGGGCATCAAGGGCCGCGTGGGCTTCGAAGCACCCGCCGCCCTGATCCTGATCACCGCGCACCGGGAACTGGAAAAGATCGTGCTGACGCGCTGGCAGCGGTATCAGAAAGACCACCTGGCCGACTTCTACGGCATGCTGCTGCACGAAGGCCAGTACTTCGACCCGGTCATGCGCGACATCGAGGCGTTTCTGGATTCCTCCCAGCAGACCGTGACGGGCACCGTGCGCGTGCGGCTCTTCAAGGGCCACATCGACGTGCTCGGCTGCGACAGTCCCTATTCCCTGTTTAATTCGAAGATTGCCACCTACGGCGAACAGAACCGGCTCTGGGACGGGCGCGACGCGCAGGGCTTTACACGCATCTACGGCGTGCAGGCCCTGCTGGCTGCCCGGGCCCGCCAGTCGGCTTCTTCCTACGAAACCAACCAGACGGCCGCTTAA